The stretch of DNA GATCAGGTCGTGTGCGTCCATACGTCCGAATTTCGGAGCGAGCGGTTAGGCCTTCTGGATGCGTGTGAACGCGCCGCGGGGCTGCCGACTCCGGTGGCCGGCGGTCGGGTTTTTGCCCGCGGCTGTGTACGTTCGAGTATGCTCGCTCAACTCTCGCCGGACTGGCTCCGGGGCCTCCTCGCGGGGTACGGTCCGGTGGTTCGGGAGCTGTTCTGGTTCACGGTCGGCCTCGTCGTCGTCTACGTACTCGGACGGCTCCTGTTCGTGCCGGCCGTCACCCGGATCGTCAGTTCGCGGAACCGGAACAACCCCACCATCGCGTCGGCGACGAGCACCTACCTCCGGGTCGTTCTCGTCGGCTTCGCGGTGCTGACGGGGCTCGTCACCGCCGGCTACGGCAACCTCCTCTCGAACTCGGCGGTAGTCATCGCCGCCATCACGTTCGTCACCGGGATCGCCGGCCAGCAGGTGTTCGGCTCGTTGATCAGCGGGATGTTCCTCGTCGCCGATCCAGACTTCAACGTCGGTGACTGGATCGAGTGGGACGGCGGACAGGGCACCGTCGAGGCGGTCCACTTCCGGGTTACCCGTGTCCGAACACCCGACAACGGTACCATCGCGGTGCCGAACACCCAGCTCACGGGCTCCTCGCTGACCCGCCCGTTCGGCCGCGATCGCTACCGCGTCACCGAGCAGGTGCTCGTCGCCTACGACGAAGACACCGAACACGCCCTGCTCGAACTCCGACAGACCGCCGAGGAAAACGAGGCGGTGATGGCGGAGCCGTCGCCGAACACCCGGGTGCTCGAACTCGGGCCGAACGCGATCACGCTTCAGGCCGAGTTCTGGATCGACGACCCGATGGACCGCAGCATCGTGACGATCCGCTCGGACTTCCGTCGGCGGGTGAAGCGCCGCTTCGACGAGGAGGGGCTGACGATCGCGCCGCCGTCGGGGCAGTCGCTCTCGGGCGAAATCGCGGTGGAGAACCGCAGAAAACCGTCGACCTCCGGCGGGGACTGAAACGCCTCTCCCCTACGCGCCCTCGCCCCCAAGCCGCTCGTCGGCGCGGTGCTCCGAGATCACGCGGTCCATCATGCTCTCGGTCTGCTCGCGCCGACGCTGTTCGGCGCGGTCCTCCCAGTCGTCGATCGCCGACTCGACCTCCGACTCGCGGGCGACTGCGAGCTCGTCGACCTCCTGTATCGTCACG from Halolamina sediminis encodes:
- a CDS encoding mechanosensitive ion channel family protein; this encodes MLAQLSPDWLRGLLAGYGPVVRELFWFTVGLVVVYVLGRLLFVPAVTRIVSSRNRNNPTIASATSTYLRVVLVGFAVLTGLVTAGYGNLLSNSAVVIAAITFVTGIAGQQVFGSLISGMFLVADPDFNVGDWIEWDGGQGTVEAVHFRVTRVRTPDNGTIAVPNTQLTGSSLTRPFGRDRYRVTEQVLVAYDEDTEHALLELRQTAEENEAVMAEPSPNTRVLELGPNAITLQAEFWIDDPMDRSIVTIRSDFRRRVKRRFDEEGLTIAPPSGQSLSGEIAVENRRKPSTSGGD